One window from the genome of Nicotiana sylvestris chromosome 9, ASM39365v2, whole genome shotgun sequence encodes:
- the LOC138877784 gene encoding uncharacterized protein, whose protein sequence is MDEEDAEKIAFITPWGVYYYKMMPFGLNNVGATYMRAMTTIFHDMIHKEIEVYVDEVIIKSKRATDHIANLRKFFDRLRRYNLKLNPAKCAFRIPAGKLLGFIVNRRGIELDPSKVKAIQELPPPRSKKDVQGEWATKNSKILSYLHHVQELRKRFTKMEFRHVPRVQNEFVDALATLSSMIQHLDKNFIDPIPVKIHNKPAYCAHVEEETNGKPWFHDTKECVDAKEVSKLLEEIHGGTCDPHMNGFILAKKLLRAGYFWMTMETDYVCYVCKCYQCQVHADMIKLSPNELNDTSSPWPFVAWSMDVIGPIEHTTSNGHRFILVAIDYFTKWVEVASYKAVTKKVIADFIKDRIVC, encoded by the exons atggatgaagaagacgcagagaaaatagcttttatCACACCATGGGGAGTATAttactacaagatgatgccatttggtctaaataatgttggggctacttacatgagggccatgacaaccatcttccatgatatgatacacaaagaaatagaggtatatgtggacgaagtcattatcaaatccaagagggccacgGATCACATAGcaaacttgagaaagttctttgacaggttaaggaggtacaacttgaaactgaaccccgcaaagtgtgcattcaggattcctgcaggaaagttactgggTTTCATTGTCaatcgtcgagggatcgagctggacccGTCTAAAGttaaagctattcaggagttaccaccgccTAGGAGCAAAAAAGAC gtacaaggagagtgggctaccaagaattccaagatattgtcatatctacaccatgtacaggaattgagaaagaggttcacgaagatggaGTTTCGGCATGTgcccagagttcagaatgagtttgttgatgcattggccaccttgtcatctatgatacaacatctggacaagaattttattgatcccatcccagtgaaAATTCATAATAAACCGGCATATTGTGCCCACGTTGAAGAAGAAACgaatggaaaaccttggttccatgacaccaaaga atgtgtcgatgcaaaagaggtttctaagctacttgaggagatacatggtGGGACCTGTgacccgcatatgaatggttttatcTTGGCCAAGAAGctacttagggccggttacttttggatgactatggagacagattACGTTTGTTATGTCtgcaaatgctaccaatgtcaagtgcatgccgatatgataaaattgtcgccaaatgagctcaatgacacaagctcaccttggccattcgtcgCCTGGtcaatggatgtcatcggtcctatCGAGCACActacttcaaacgggcacaggttcattctagtagccattgactattttacaaaatgggtagaggttgcatcctacaaagctgtaaccaagaaagtcatcgcagactttatcaaagatcgtattgtttgctaA